The Dyadobacter subterraneus genome window below encodes:
- the secE gene encoding preprotein translocase subunit SecE, with protein sequence MDKFTSFLKASWEEMTEHVTWPPFNELQANTTLVLVGSLIFAFVVGVMDFVFENALRLFYQSF encoded by the coding sequence ATGGATAAATTTACTTCGTTTCTAAAAGCGTCTTGGGAAGAAATGACCGAGCATGTTACGTGGCCTCCCTTTAACGAGCTTCAGGCGAACACAACATTAGTGCTTGTTGGATCACTTATTTTTGCCTTCGTGGTAGGAGTAATGGACTTTGTTTTTGAAAACGCACTCAGACTGTTTTATCAGTCTTTCTAA
- the tuf gene encoding elongation factor Tu, which yields MAKETFDRSKPHVNIGTIGHVDHGKTTLTAAITTVLAKKGLAVLRDFSSIDNAPEEKERGITINTSHVEYATANRHYAHVDCPGHADYVKNMVTGAAQMDGAIIVVAATDGPMPQTREHILLARQVGVPQLVVFMNKVDMVDDPELLELVEMEIRELLSFYDYDGDNIPVIQGSALGGLNGEEKWVKTIEELMDAVDSYIPIPPRMTDLPFLMPVEDVFSITGRGTVATGRIERGVINSGEPVDILGMGAEGLKSTVTGVEMFRKILDRGEAGDNVGLLLRGINKEDIRRGMVICKPGSVKPHASFKGEVYVLSKEEGGRHTPFFNKYRPQFYFRTTDVTGEITLPAGVEMVMPGDNITIEVKLISKIAMEKGLRFAIREGGRTVGAGQVTEILD from the coding sequence CGAAAAAGGGTTTAGCAGTACTTCGTGATTTCTCATCAATTGATAACGCACCTGAAGAGAAAGAACGTGGTATCACAATTAATACATCGCACGTAGAATACGCAACAGCAAACCGTCACTACGCACACGTTGACTGTCCAGGTCACGCGGATTACGTGAAGAACATGGTTACTGGTGCTGCTCAGATGGATGGAGCTATCATTGTAGTTGCTGCAACTGATGGACCTATGCCACAAACTCGTGAGCACATTCTTTTGGCTCGTCAGGTAGGTGTTCCTCAACTAGTAGTATTCATGAACAAAGTGGATATGGTTGATGATCCTGAACTACTTGAACTTGTTGAAATGGAAATCCGCGAGCTTCTTAGCTTCTACGATTACGATGGAGACAACATTCCTGTAATCCAAGGTTCTGCTTTGGGTGGATTGAATGGAGAAGAAAAATGGGTTAAAACAATCGAAGAATTGATGGACGCTGTTGACAGCTACATTCCAATTCCTCCACGTATGACTGATCTTCCTTTCCTTATGCCAGTTGAAGACGTATTCTCGATCACAGGTCGTGGTACTGTTGCAACAGGTCGTATCGAACGTGGAGTAATCAACTCTGGTGAGCCTGTTGATATCTTGGGTATGGGTGCAGAAGGTCTTAAATCAACTGTAACAGGTGTTGAGATGTTCCGTAAAATCCTTGACCGTGGAGAAGCTGGTGATAACGTAGGTTTGTTGCTTCGTGGTATTAACAAAGAAGATATCCGTCGTGGTATGGTTATTTGTAAGCCAGGTTCAGTTAAACCTCACGCATCTTTCAAAGGTGAAGTTTATGTACTTTCAAAAGAAGAAGGTGGACGTCACACTCCATTCTTTAACAAATACCGTCCTCAGTTCTACTTCCGTACCACGGACGTAACTGGAGAAATCACGCTTCCAGCTGGTGTTGAAATGGTTATGCCAGGTGACAACATCACTATCGAAGTAAAATTGATCAGCAAAATTGCTATGGAAAAAGGTCTTCGTTTCGCGATTCGTGAAGGTGGACGTACCGTAGGTGCAGGTCAGGTAACAGAAATTCTTGATTAA